Within the Streptomyces sp. YIM 121038 genome, the region CGGCCGCTTGTACTTCGCCCTGCCCAAGGGTGGGAAGACGCGCATCGTCGACATGCCTGGGTCGGTCGCGGCCGAGTTGGCAGCGCACTTCCTGCAGTACCCGGCCGTCGAGGTCGAACTGCCGTGGGGCGGGCCGGAGCCGGAGCGGGAGAAGCGGACGTTCCCGCTCGCCCTGACGACGACGTACGGCAACGCGCTGCGGGCCAACATCTTCAACGACGAGGTCTGGAAGCCCGCCCTCGCCGCGGCCGGGGTCATCCCGATGCGGGAGAAGGGGCAGCGCTGGAAGGCATCCCGCAAGGACGGCTTCCACGTGCTCCGGCACACCTTCGCCTCGGTCATCCTCGAAGCGGGCGAATCCGTCGTCACCTTGGCCCGCTGGCTCGGACACTCCAGCCCGACGATCACGCTCGACCACTACGCGCACTTCATGCCGGAGGCGGGCGGCAAGGGGCGTGCGGCCGTCGACGCTCTGCTCGGTGTGGTTCCCGAGTACGTCCCGGACAACCTCGCCAGCGCCTGAGGAAACAGAAGACGGGTGGTACAGCACATGCTGTGCCACCCGTTTCGCTGTGTGGACTCCGTGACGAGCCGCCAGAGTCAGCTCGTGAGGCTCTTGCGGCGAACACGCAGGGTGTACGTCTTCCTTCCCCCAGGTGCGCCGCTGCTGCCCCAGCCGCCGCTCGTGGCCACGTCCCACCCCTGCTGTTGCTTCATCTGAGCGGCGAAGGTGTGCCGGTCGTGAATCTCGCAGCCGCAGTCCAGCATGACGTCGACGCTGATGTAGGGGCTTCGAGGGCTGTCGTTCGCGTGGGATGCTGGCTCCCATCGCACGTCGTGGACGTGCTCCTTGAGGCCGGTTCGCTCCTCGTCGTGTTTGATGCCGTGCGCCTTCGCGTACTCGTCCAGGTCGTCGATCACGAACAAGTGGCTCGACCACTCGCCGGGCCAGACCGCGAACAGGCGGGACTTGCCGGCCACGGTCCGCTCGTACGCGGCGTGGCCGCCCCCGTGCGTCACGGTGCCGTCTTCGTGGATCTCGATGTAGCACGTCGTACGTGCGGTGTAAGGGAAGTCCTTCCCTGCCGCCGCGGCACTCCTCGGTTCCAACCGGTCCTCCCTGTGTACGCGGTCCTGCGGACCGTTCAGTCAACACTCACCGTGACGGCGTACGCGGGGATGTCGGCGGAAGTTGGCTGGCCGAGGCTTGTGGAATGGCTGGTGATGCGGACGGTGCCCCGCTCCCCGGCGCCGCTCATTCTCCCCAGATTCTCCCCAGAGGGGTCGGCAGCGCCCTTCGATTCCTTCGCACACGCGAAGTTGATCAAGGGTCGTCGGCTCCCCGCTACAGCCAGTCCCGGCGCTTGAACACGAAGTACAGACTCACGCACACGACACCCATCAGCAGAATCGCGAACGGATACCCCGCCGCCCACTTCAGCTCCGGCATCGTCTCGAAGTTCATGCCGTAGATCGTTCCCACCAACGTGGGAGCAAACAGAATCGCCGCCCACGACGAGATCTTCTTGATCTCCTCGTTCTGTTCGAAGCCCGCTTCGGCCAGGGCTCGCATTTCTGCGTTCTGTTGTTGGGTGACCAGGGTGGCGTTCACCGTGAGGATGTCTGCCAGGGCCTGGCGGAAGCCGTCCACCCGTTCGCTGGTGTGGGTGACGTGGTCGGCGACGTCGCGGAGGTAGCGCTGGAGTTCCTCGTCGGTGCCGTACTTGGCGAAGCCTGCCATGAGGGCGTGGAGCATGCCGACCAGGGGGCGGGTGGCGCGCTGGAACTCGACCATTTCCCGGGCGAGTTCGTAGATGCGCCGGGAGACCTCCGGGGCGCCGCTGAAGACCTCGGTCTCGATCTCGTCGATGTCGTTCTGGACGCCCGCGACGACCGGCGCGTAGCCGTCGACCACCGCGTCCAGGATGGCGTACAGGACGGCCTCGGGGCCCAGGCGCAGGAGTTCGGGGTCGTCCTCCATGCGGTGGCGCACCGCGGACAGGTCGGGGGCGGCGCCGTGCCGGACGGTGATGAGGAAGTCGGGGCCGACGAAGACGTGCAGCTCGCCGAAGTCGACCTCCTCGGGGGCGTCGAGGTAGCGGGCGGCCCGCAGGACCACGAAGAGGGTGTCGCCGTACCGCTCCAGCTTCGGGCGCTGGTGGGCCTCCATCGCGTCTTCCACGGCCAGCTCGTGCAGGTCGAACTCGGCCGCCAGGGAGAGCAGTTCGGCCTCCGTGGGGCGGGCGAGGCCGATCCACGCCATGCCGTCGGGGCGGGCGCGCAGTTCGCGGTAGGTCTCGGCGAGCGTGGTGGGCGAGGACACGCGGACGCCGTCGCGGTAGAGGGCGGCCTCCACCACGCTCGGTGCCTGGGGCGCGGTGTGCTCGGGTCGGCGGCGGGGCGGGTCGGCGGCCGGTGGTGTCGCGGGCCGCTCGGGCGTGCGGCGTTCCGCCGCGCGCCGCCAGGAGTGCTTGCGGGTCGACTGTGGGCGGTGTGCTCGTCGCTCCGGGGTCACCGGTAGCCCTTCCTGTCGCCGTACGGTCCTCACGCCTGCGGCCGCGAGGACCCTGAGCAGGATATATGCGGCAGATGACGCGAGTGTGACGCTGGTGTGCGGCCGCCCCGGGCCCCGGTGCGTCGCTGTCCTGGGCTGTGGCGCGTCGCCGTTCCGGGTCGGGGTACGTCGCCGTCCTGGGCGGTGGTGCGCCGCCGCTCCGGGCTCGGGCGTGCGGGCGGCCCGGCTGTGGTGCGCCGCCGCCCCGGCCCCGCCCCTTGGCGCGCTACCGCCCCCGCCCCCGCCCCAGGCCCTGGCCCGCCACCCCTCCCCGGCCCTGGAGCCCCCCGCCCCAACCCCCGGCACACCCCCCCTCGCGGACCAAACCTGTCCGCAACGCGCGTTAGCGTGCGGGCATGACGAAGACCCCGTCGGCCCCGGTGCTGAGTCGCCGCGCGCTGAACCGTGCCACCCTCGGGCGGCAGCTACTGCTGTGCCGGGTGCGGATGTCCGCCGCGGACGCCCTCGCGCACCTCGTGGGCCTCCAGGCGCAGAACGTGCAGCCGCCGTACGCCGCGCTCGCCGCCCGCCTCGACGGGTTCGCGCCCGAGGAGCTCTCGGGCCTGATGAGCGATCGCGCGGCCGTGCGGGCGGTCACCATGCGCTCCACCGTGCACACCCTCACCGCCGACGACCTGCTGCTGCTGCGCCCGCTGACGCAGGCCGCGCTGGACCGTGAGCTGCGGACGTTCCGCGAGGGGCTCGGCGGCGTCGGCCTGGACCGGCTCGCCACGCTCGCCCGCGCGTACGTCGAGGACGAGCCGCGCACCCCGGCCCAGCTCCGCGCCGAGCTGGCCCGCCACTGGCCGGGGGCCGACCCGCGGTCGCTCGGCATCGCCGCCCGCGCCCTCCTGCCGCTGGTCCAGGTCACCCCGCGCGGCCTGTGGCGGCGCAGCGGCCGGGTCGCGCTGACCACGGCCGAGCACTGGCTGGGCCGCCCGCTCGTGGTGGGGGCGGCGCCCGACGCCGTCGTGCCGCGCTACCTCGCCGCCTTCGGGCCCGCCTCCGTACGGGACATGCAGGCCTGGATGGGGCTGACGCGGCTGCGGGACGCCTTCGAGCGGCTGCGGCCCGGACTGCGTACGTTCCGCGACGAGAACGGCGTCGAGCTCTTCGACCTGCCGGACGCGCCCCGGCCGGACCCGGACACCCCGGCGCCGCCGCGCTTCCTGCCCGAGTACGACAACGTCCTGCTGTCCCACGCCGACCGCTCCCGCGTCGACCCCGCCGGGTACAAGGCCCGCACCTGGAAGGTCAACCAGCCCTTCCGCACCTTCCTGGTGGACGGGTCGCTCGCGGGGGTGTGGCGTCTCGACGAGGCCGCGGGCGGGGCGGTCACCGTCGTCGTCGAGCCGTTCGGGGCGCTGACGAAGGCGCAGCGCGCGGACGTCGAGGACGAGGCGGTCCGGACTGCGCGGGTGCTCGCCGAGGGGGCGCCCTCGTACGACGTGCGGTGCGGGGCCGTGGTCGACGGCTGAGCCCGCGGTCCGGGCGGGCGGCGCGGCTGCGTAGGGTCTCCGGCATGGAACTGCGGCAGCTGGGCTACTTCGTGACGGTCGCCGAGGAACTGCACTTCGGGCGGGCCGCGGAGCGGCTGCACATCGTGCAGTCGGCGGTGAGCCAGCAAGTGCGGCGCCTGGAGCGGGAGCTGGGGGCAGAGCTGTTCGACCGCGCGCCGCGCCAGGTGCGGCTCACCGCCGCGGGGGAGCGGCTGCTGCCCGAGGCGCGGGCCGTGCTCGCCGCCGCCGAGCGGGCCCGGGCCGCGGTCGGCGCGCGCCCGCCCGGCCTGCGGCTCGGCACCTGCACGGGGCTCGGCGAACACCTGGAGCGCGTGCTCGCCCACTTCGCCGAGCGGGCGCCCGGGGTGCCGGTCGAGCTCGTGGCCACCGGCGCGGGGGAGCGGCTCGCCAGGGTCGCGGACGGGCGGCTCGACGCGGCCTTCGTCCGGGCCGCCGAACCCGTGCCCGGGGTGCGGGTCGTACCGCTGTGGCGCGACCCCCTGGTGGCGGTCGTACCGGCCGGGCACCCGGTGGCCGCGCGCGCCGAGGCCGCCCTGGCCGACCTGGCGGAGGTGCCCCTCGCGCTCACCGCGCGCCGGGCCAACCCGGCCCTGGTCGACCTCGTCGTCGGCGCCTGTCACACGGCCGGTTTCACCCCGGTGCGCGGGCCGGTGGGCGGCTCGCTCCAGGACAACCTCGCGATGATCGGCGCGGGGACCGCGCCGCTGTGGACCGTCGTGTACGCGTCGCACGCGCGGCTGCTGCGCGGTCCTCGGGTGGCCTTCGTGCCGTTCGCGGCGGAGCTCGCCCTGGAGACGGGGCTCGCGGTACCGGAGGGGGCGCGGCGCGGCGCGGGCCCGCTGGACGGGTTCCTCGGGGCGTGCGCGGCCGCGGCCCAGGATCTCGGCGGGGCCTGACGATCCCGGGGAGGGCTGACGACCCCGGCCAGGGCTGACGGTCCCGGCCGGTGGTCCCGGGGTGCGCTGACTGGTCCCGGTCGCGGCCGGTGGTCCCGGCGGGGGCCGGTGGTCCCGCCCGCCGCTGACGATCTCGGTTCGTGATCGCCGCGATCGCGGGCTGCTCCTTGGTCGCGGCGCGCGGGTGGGCTGAACTGGTGTCGTCCCGCAGGGGGCACCGAGAGATCGCCTCACCTGGCCGGTGACTCCGGCCGTACACAAGGGAGTTCAGCATGCCTACCGTCACCGTTCAGCAGGGTCCCCGGGACGTCGTGCTCAAGCGGGAGCTGGTGCGGCGGATCACGGACGCGTTCGTGGACGCGTACGCGATTCCGGCGGAGACCGTCACGGTGTGGATCGAGGAGTACGGGGCGGAGAGCTGGGGGGCGGCGGGCACGCTCACCGCCGACAAGTAGGCCCGGGGCCGCGCCCCTCGCGGTCCGGCGGGGCGGCGGCGCGGTGGCCCGCTACGGCAGCAGCCCCGCCCGCCGTGCCGCCACCACCGCCTCCCACCGCGTGTGGACGCCCAGCTTGCGCATGGCCGAGCGCAGATAGGCCTTCACCGTCTCGGGGCGAAGGCCCAGGCGCTCCGCGGCCGTGGCATTGGTGGTGCCGAGGGCCACGCAGGTCAGGACGTCGAGTTCGCGCGGGGTCAGGGCGACGACGGGGGAGTCGCCCGCGGAGGTCAGCGTGGCGCAGACCGCGAGCAGCTCGTGGCGCAGGGCGGGGTCGCAGGTGCGCGCGGCCAGCGCCCGCAGGGCGCCGTGCGCCTCCCGTACCCGCTCCCAGGCGGCCGGGCCGGGCCCGGCCGCCGTGTCCCGCGCCGCCGCCACCAGGGCGCGGGCCTCGTCGCGCACCACGAGGGCCTGTTCGACGTCGCGCGCGGCGGCCACGGCCGCGGCCAGCGCGCGGTCCCCCAGCGGCTGCGCCGTGCGCAGGGCGCCGTACAGCAGGCCGCGCACCCGGCGGCGCACCACGAGCGGCACCGCGAGCACCGAGCGCAGGCCCTCGGCCTCGACGGCGGCGTCGTACTCGTGGCTGATGTGCCGCGAGGAGCTGTAGTCGGTGACGGCGCACGGCCGGGCCAGGGCGAGGGCCTTGCCGCCGAGGCCGTTGCCCAGGCGGATGCCGAGGCCCCGCAGGACGTGCGTGCCGGTGCCGCTGAGCTCCGCGATCCGCAGGTGCGGGGTGGCGGCGGGGGGCGTGTCCGTGAGCCCGCCGAACGCCACCGGAAGCCCGGTGGTACGCCGCAGCCGCACCAGCGCGGCCCGTACGTCCCCCGCCTCACCCGCGCCCGCAGCCGTCACGCGCCCGCCCTTTCACCGCACCGCACCCCCGTCCGGGGGTAGTGAGACCCACATCACGAACTCCACGATGGTACGGATGCGGAGTCGGCCGGGGAACGGCCGCGCGCCGGCCGTGTGGACGGCGGGGACCTAGGGAGAGCGGGGCATGCCGATGACGGTGACGGAGACGGGGGGCGCCACGGAGACGTTCCGGGCGGCCCGGGACTTTCTGCTGCGCCACCGCGAGGACTACGCGGCCGCGTACGAGGGCTTCGCCTGGCCGCGGCCGGAGCGGTTCAACTGGGCGCTCGACTGGTTCGACGTCATCGCCGACGGCAACGACCGCACGGCGCTGCACATCGTCGAGGAGGACGGCTCCGAGGTCCGGCTGACCTTCGCCGAGCTGGCGCGGCGCTCCGCGCGGGCCGCCAACTGGCTGCGCGGGCTCGGCGTCACCGCCGGGGACCGCCTCGTCGTCATGCTCGGCAACCAGGTCGAGCTGTGGGAGGTCGCGCTCGCCGCGATGAAGCTGCGCGCCGTGGTCATCCCGGCGACGCCGCTGCTCGGCGCGGCGGACCTGCGCGACCGGATCGAGCGCGGCCGGGCCCGGCACGTGGTGGTGCGGGCCGAGGACACCGCCAAGTTCGCGGACGTGCCGGGGGACTACACCCGGATCGTGGTCGGCCCCGGGGCGGCCACGCCCACCGGGGCAGCCACGTCGGCTGGGGCGGCCACACCCGCTGGGGCGGCTGCGTCAGCCGGGGCGGCCACACCCGCTGGGGTGGCCACGCCCGCCGGGGCAGCCACGCCCACCGGGGCGGCCACACCCGCCGGGGCGCCCGCGCCCGCCACGGCCACCGAGCCCGAGGGGCCCGCCGAGCCCGTCACGGCCACCACGGCCACCACGGACACCGCGCCCGCAGGGCCCGCAGGGCCCCTCTGGATCTCGTACGACGGCGTCGACACCGCCCCCGACGCCTTCACCCCCGACGGCGTCACCCTCGCCACCGCCCCGCTCATGCTCTACTTCACCTCCGGCACCACCGCCCGTCCCAAGCTGGTCGAGCACACCCATGTGTCCTACCCGGTCGGGCACTTGGCGACGATGTACTGGATCGGGCTCAAGCCCGGCGACGTGCATCTGAACATCTCCTCGCCCGGCTGGGCCAAGCACGCCTGGTCGAACCTGTTCGCGCCGTGGAACGCCGAGGCGACCGTCTTCATCCACAACTACACGCGCTTCGACGCGGGCCGGCTGATGCGCGAGATGGACCGCGCGGGCGTCACCAGCTTCTGCGCCCCGCCCACCGTGTGGCGGATGCTCATCCAGGCCGACCTGACCCAGCTGAAGACCCCGCCGCGCGAGGTCGTGGCCGCGGGCGAACCGCTGAACCCCGAGGTCATCGAGCGGGTGCGGAGCGACTGGGGAGTGACCATCCGCGACGGCTTCGGCCAGACGGAGACGGCCGTACAGGTCGCCAACACGCCCGGCCAGCGCCTCAAGCCCGGCTCCATGGGGCGCCCCACACCAGGCTTCCGCGTCGTGCTGCTCGACCCGGTGACCGGTGAGCCGGGGGCGGCGGAGGGCGAGGTCGCGCTCGACCTGTCCGCCGCGCCGGTGGGCCTGATGACGGGCTACCACGGCGACCCGGAACGCACCGCCGAGGCCATGGCGGGCGGCTTCTACCGCACGGGTGACATCGGCGCGCGCGACGCCGACGGCCATCTGACGTACGTGGGCCGCTCCGACGACGTCTTCAAGGCCTCCGACTACAAGATCTCGCCCTTCGAGCTGGAGAGCGCGCTGCTCGAACACGAGGCGGTCGCGGAGGCCGCCGTCGTGCCCGCGCCCGACCCGGTGCGCCTCGCCGTGCCGAAGGCGTACGTGGTGCTCGCCGAGGGCTACGCGCCGGGGCCCGACACCGCCAAGGCGCTCTTCGCGCACTCGCGCGCGGTCCTCGCGCCCTACAAGCGCCTGCGCCGCCTGGAGTTCGGCGCCCTGCCCAAGACGGTGTCCGGCAAGATCCGCCGCATCGAGCTGCGCGAGGCCACGGCCCAGGGGTCCGACGCCGAGTACCGCGAGGAGGACTTCCGGTGAGCGCCCCCGCTCCGGGCGGCGCCGCGGAAGCCGTCGAGGCCTCGTACGCGCACGAGCTGTCGTACGCGCACGGCACCAGCTCCGTCCCGCTGCTCGGCGACACCATCGGGCAGAACCTCGACCGGGCCGTCGCCGCCTGGCCCGACCGGGAGGCGCTCGTCGACGTGCCGTCCGGGGCGCGCTGGACGTACGCCGAGTTCGGCGCGGCCGTCGAGCGGCTCGCGCGGGCCCTGATGGGGGCCGGGGTCGCGCGGGGCGACCGGGTCGGGATCTGGGCGGTGAACTGCGCCGAGTGGGTCCTCGTCCAGTACGCGAGCGCACGCGTGGGCGCCATCATGGTGAACATCAACCCGGCCTACCGCTCCCACGAGTTGGCGTACGTCCTGAAGCAGGCGGGCATCGGTCTGCTCGTCGCCTCGCAGACGCACAAGAGCAGCGACTACCGCGCGATGGTCGAGCAGGTCCGCCAGGAGTGTCCGGAGCTGCGCCGGGTCGTCTATGTCGCGGACGGCTCGTGGGAGGAGCTGCTCGCCGCCGCGGACGCGGTCACGCCCGCGGAACTCGCCGCCCGCGAGGCCGGGTTGACCTGTGACGACCCGGTGAACATCCAGTACACGTCGGGCACCACGGGCTTCCCCAAGGGGGCCACCCTCTCCCACCACAACATCCTCAACAACGGCTACTGGGTGGGCCGCACCCTCGGCTACAGCGAGCAGGACCGCATCTGCGTGCCGGTGCCCTTCTACCACTGCTTCGGCATGGTCATGGGCAATCTCGCGGCCACCTCGCACGGGGCGTGCGTGGTCATCCCCGCGCCGTCCTTCGACCCGGTCTCCACGCTGCACGCCGTCGAGCGCGAGCGGTGCACGTCCCTGTACGGCGTGCCGACGATGTTCATCGCGGAGCTGAACCTCGCCGACTTCGCCACGTACGACCTGTCGTCGCTCCGGACCGGGATCATGGCCGGGTCGCCGTGCCCCGTCGAGGTCATGAAGCGGGTCGTCGCCGAGATGCACATGGAGCGGGTCTCCATCTGCTACGGCATGACCGAGACCTCGCCCGTGTCCACGCAGACCCGCGGGGACGACGACCTGGAGCGGCGCACCGCCACCGTCGGCCGCGTCCTGCCGCACATCGAGGTCAAGGTCGTCGACCCGGTCACCGGTGTCACCCTGCCGCGCGGCAGCTCGGGCGAGCTGTGCACCCGCGGCTACAGCGTGATGCTCGGCTACTGGCGCGAGCCCGAGCGCACCGCCGACGTCATCGACTCCGGGCGCTGGATGCACACGGGCGACCTCGCGGTCATGCGGGACGACGGGTACGTCCGGATCGTGGGCCGCATCAAGGACATGATCATCCGCGGTGGCGAGAACGTCTACCCGCGCGAGATCGAGGAGTTCCTCCACGCCCACCCGAAGATCGCGGACGTCCAGGTGGTCGGGGTGCCGGACGAGCGCTACGGAGAGGTGCCCCTGGCCTGCGTGATCCTCCACGAGGGCGTGGCGGAACTGACCCTCGACGAACTGCGCGGCTTCTGCGAGGGCCGCCTCGCGCACTACAAGGTCCCCGCGGCCCTCCGGATCCTGGACACGTTCCCGATGACGGTGTCGGGCAAGGTCCGGAAGGTGGAACTGCGCGAGCGGTTCGGCTGACGCACGCCTGACGGGCGGGGCCTAGGAACCGCGGGCGGCCAGCTCGTCCGCCGCCCCGTTCAGCGCCACGGGCACCCCGTCCAGCTCGATGCGGAACAGCGGTACGCCGAGCTCCGCGGCGCGCTCGCAGGCCTCGGGCGTGAAGTCGGACAGGGCGAAGCACACGCACGTGACCTCGTGGGTGAGCGCGGTGAGCCACGCGCACTCCAGGTCGCGCAGGCACGCGGGCCGCGCCGACGGCTCGACGTGCGCGAGGACGCCCCGCGCGGTGAGCCGCGCCCCGGACGGGGCGCGGCCGCCGGAGCCGGGCTCGGCGTCCCGCACGTCCGCGTAGCCGAGCCAGCGCAGATACAGCGCGGCCGTGGTCACGGCGTCGCGCGCGCTGCGCACCGGGACGGGCCGGAACGCGGGCCGGGGCGCGGGCGCCACCGCGGAGAGCGGCGGCCGGGGCGGAGCGGGGTCGGGCCCCGCCGGTGAGACGGCCTCCGTGAGGACCGGGATCCGCAGCACCGCCCCGCACGCGCAGCCGACTTCGGGCTGGGGCCAGTCCGCCGCGCGCCCGCAGGCCCGGCAGCGCACGGTCACCCAGTCGTCCGCCCAGCTCCGCTCGGTGACGGGGGTGGCGGCGGCGCCGTACGCGACCGGCGGGACGACGGGCGCGCCGCAGGAACAGGGGAACGCGGGGGGAGCGTAGGCCTGCTCGTGACGGCACACCGGGCAGTGCACCGGGACCCCGTCCGTCGTCATCTCCCTCACCGCCTCCCTCTCGTCACCCGTCACCCGTGGCCGCATCAGCCTGGGCCCATGGTCTTACGGAACGCAACTACCCCGATACGCGATTTTGAGCTTCGGGCCGCTCCGGGACCGGCACTCCCTTGACGGTCGGGCCGCCCCGTCCTACATTGCTTCCACATAACAGAATCTAAATTCCGCAATGTGAAAGATTAGCCCACGGCCGCGAGGCCGGCCCACCGCAGGACCGGAATTCACAGCTCACCGCGGGGCGCGACGGGAGCCCGGATCCGCCAGCTGGAGCAGGAGAACCCCATGGCTCGTATGACCGCCGCCCGCGCGGCAGTGGAGATCCTCAAGCGCGAGGGCGTCACCGCCGCCTTCGGCGTGCCGGGTGCCGCGATCAACCCCTTCTACAAGGCGCTGAAGGAGGGCGGTGGCATCGACCACACGCTCGCCCGCCACGTGGAGGGCGCCTCGCACATGGCCGAGGGCTACACCCGGACGAAGCCCGGCAACATCGGCGTCTGCATCGGCACGTCGGGCCCGGCGGGCACCGACATGATCACCGGCCTGTACTCGGCCATCGGTGACTCGATCCCGATCCTGTGCATCACGGGCCAGGCGCCCACCAGCGTGATCCACAAAGAGGACTTCCAGGCCGTCGACATCGCCTCCATCGCGAAGCCGGTGACGAAGATGGCCGTGACGGTCCTGGAGGCCGCCCAGGTCCCCGGCGTCTTCCAGCAGGCGTTCCACCTGATGCGCTCGGGGCGGCCCGGGCCCGTCCTGATCGACCTGCCCATCGACGTCCAGCTCACCGAGATCGAGTTCGACCCGGAGACGTACGCGCCGCTGCCCGTCTACAAGCCCGCCGCGACCCGCGCCCAGATCGAGAAGGCCATCGGCTTCCTCCTGGAGTCGGAGCGGCCGCTGATCGTCGCGGGCGGCGGCATCATCAACGCCGACGCCTGCGACCTCCTGGTCGAGTTCGCCGAGCTGACGGGCACTCCGGTGATCCCCACCCTGATGGGCTGGGGCGCCATCCCGGACGACCACGAGCTCAACGCGGGCATGGTGGGCCTGCAGACCTCGCACCGCTACGGCAACGCCACCTTCCTGGAGTCGGACTTCGTCCTCGGCATCGGCAACCGCTGGGCCAACCGCCACACCGGCTACAAGCTCGACGTGTACCGCGAGGGCCGCACGTTCGTGCACGTCGACATCGAGCCCACCCAGATCGGCAAGATCTTCGCCCCCGACTACGGCATCGCCTCCGACGCCAGGGCCGCGCTCGCGCTCTTCGTCGAGGTCGCGCGCGAACGGAAGGCGGCGGGCAGGCTGCCCGACCGCACCGACTGGATCGCCGCCGGGCAGGAGCGCAAGGCCACGCTCCTGCGCCGCACCCACTTCGACGACGTGCCGATCAAGCCGCAGCGCGTGTACGAGGAGATGAACAAGGC harbors:
- a CDS encoding magnesium and cobalt transport protein CorA, which codes for MTPERRAHRPQSTRKHSWRRAAERRTPERPATPPAADPPRRRPEHTAPQAPSVVEAALYRDGVRVSSPTTLAETYRELRARPDGMAWIGLARPTEAELLSLAAEFDLHELAVEDAMEAHQRPKLERYGDTLFVVLRAARYLDAPEEVDFGELHVFVGPDFLITVRHGAAPDLSAVRHRMEDDPELLRLGPEAVLYAILDAVVDGYAPVVAGVQNDIDEIETEVFSGAPEVSRRIYELAREMVEFQRATRPLVGMLHALMAGFAKYGTDEELQRYLRDVADHVTHTSERVDGFRQALADILTVNATLVTQQQNAEMRALAEAGFEQNEEIKKISSWAAILFAPTLVGTIYGMNFETMPELKWAAGYPFAILLMGVVCVSLYFVFKRRDWL
- a CDS encoding winged helix DNA-binding domain-containing protein; the protein is MTKTPSAPVLSRRALNRATLGRQLLLCRVRMSAADALAHLVGLQAQNVQPPYAALAARLDGFAPEELSGLMSDRAAVRAVTMRSTVHTLTADDLLLLRPLTQAALDRELRTFREGLGGVGLDRLATLARAYVEDEPRTPAQLRAELARHWPGADPRSLGIAARALLPLVQVTPRGLWRRSGRVALTTAEHWLGRPLVVGAAPDAVVPRYLAAFGPASVRDMQAWMGLTRLRDAFERLRPGLRTFRDENGVELFDLPDAPRPDPDTPAPPRFLPEYDNVLLSHADRSRVDPAGYKARTWKVNQPFRTFLVDGSLAGVWRLDEAAGGAVTVVVEPFGALTKAQRADVEDEAVRTARVLAEGAPSYDVRCGAVVDG
- a CDS encoding LysR family transcriptional regulator; translated protein: MELRQLGYFVTVAEELHFGRAAERLHIVQSAVSQQVRRLERELGAELFDRAPRQVRLTAAGERLLPEARAVLAAAERARAAVGARPPGLRLGTCTGLGEHLERVLAHFAERAPGVPVELVATGAGERLARVADGRLDAAFVRAAEPVPGVRVVPLWRDPLVAVVPAGHPVAARAEAALADLAEVPLALTARRANPALVDLVVGACHTAGFTPVRGPVGGSLQDNLAMIGAGTAPLWTVVYASHARLLRGPRVAFVPFAAELALETGLAVPEGARRGAGPLDGFLGACAAAAQDLGGA
- the dmpI gene encoding 4-oxalocrotonate tautomerase DmpI, whose product is MPTVTVQQGPRDVVLKRELVRRITDAFVDAYAIPAETVTVWIEEYGAESWGAAGTLTADK
- a CDS encoding LuxR C-terminal-related transcriptional regulator — translated: MTAAGAGEAGDVRAALVRLRRTTGLPVAFGGLTDTPPAATPHLRIAELSGTGTHVLRGLGIRLGNGLGGKALALARPCAVTDYSSSRHISHEYDAAVEAEGLRSVLAVPLVVRRRVRGLLYGALRTAQPLGDRALAAAVAAARDVEQALVVRDEARALVAAARDTAAGPGPAAWERVREAHGALRALAARTCDPALRHELLAVCATLTSAGDSPVVALTPRELDVLTCVALGTTNATAAERLGLRPETVKAYLRSAMRKLGVHTRWEAVVAARRAGLLP
- a CDS encoding AMP-binding protein gives rise to the protein MTVTETGGATETFRAARDFLLRHREDYAAAYEGFAWPRPERFNWALDWFDVIADGNDRTALHIVEEDGSEVRLTFAELARRSARAANWLRGLGVTAGDRLVVMLGNQVELWEVALAAMKLRAVVIPATPLLGAADLRDRIERGRARHVVVRAEDTAKFADVPGDYTRIVVGPGAATPTGAATSAGAATPAGAAASAGAATPAGVATPAGAATPTGAATPAGAPAPATATEPEGPAEPVTATTATTDTAPAGPAGPLWISYDGVDTAPDAFTPDGVTLATAPLMLYFTSGTTARPKLVEHTHVSYPVGHLATMYWIGLKPGDVHLNISSPGWAKHAWSNLFAPWNAEATVFIHNYTRFDAGRLMREMDRAGVTSFCAPPTVWRMLIQADLTQLKTPPREVVAAGEPLNPEVIERVRSDWGVTIRDGFGQTETAVQVANTPGQRLKPGSMGRPTPGFRVVLLDPVTGEPGAAEGEVALDLSAAPVGLMTGYHGDPERTAEAMAGGFYRTGDIGARDADGHLTYVGRSDDVFKASDYKISPFELESALLEHEAVAEAAVVPAPDPVRLAVPKAYVVLAEGYAPGPDTAKALFAHSRAVLAPYKRLRRLEFGALPKTVSGKIRRIELREATAQGSDAEYREEDFR
- a CDS encoding AMP-binding protein, translating into MSAPAPGGAAEAVEASYAHELSYAHGTSSVPLLGDTIGQNLDRAVAAWPDREALVDVPSGARWTYAEFGAAVERLARALMGAGVARGDRVGIWAVNCAEWVLVQYASARVGAIMVNINPAYRSHELAYVLKQAGIGLLVASQTHKSSDYRAMVEQVRQECPELRRVVYVADGSWEELLAAADAVTPAELAAREAGLTCDDPVNIQYTSGTTGFPKGATLSHHNILNNGYWVGRTLGYSEQDRICVPVPFYHCFGMVMGNLAATSHGACVVIPAPSFDPVSTLHAVERERCTSLYGVPTMFIAELNLADFATYDLSSLRTGIMAGSPCPVEVMKRVVAEMHMERVSICYGMTETSPVSTQTRGDDDLERRTATVGRVLPHIEVKVVDPVTGVTLPRGSSGELCTRGYSVMLGYWREPERTADVIDSGRWMHTGDLAVMRDDGYVRIVGRIKDMIIRGGENVYPREIEEFLHAHPKIADVQVVGVPDERYGEVPLACVILHEGVAELTLDELRGFCEGRLAHYKVPAALRILDTFPMTVSGKVRKVELRERFG
- the gcl gene encoding glyoxylate carboligase codes for the protein MTAARAAVEILKREGVTAAFGVPGAAINPFYKALKEGGGIDHTLARHVEGASHMAEGYTRTKPGNIGVCIGTSGPAGTDMITGLYSAIGDSIPILCITGQAPTSVIHKEDFQAVDIASIAKPVTKMAVTVLEAAQVPGVFQQAFHLMRSGRPGPVLIDLPIDVQLTEIEFDPETYAPLPVYKPAATRAQIEKAIGFLLESERPLIVAGGGIINADACDLLVEFAELTGTPVIPTLMGWGAIPDDHELNAGMVGLQTSHRYGNATFLESDFVLGIGNRWANRHTGYKLDVYREGRTFVHVDIEPTQIGKIFAPDYGIASDARAALALFVEVARERKAAGRLPDRTDWIAAGQERKATLLRRTHFDDVPIKPQRVYEEMNKAFGPETRYVSTIGLSQIAGAQMLHVYKPRHWINCGQAGPLGWTIPAALGVAKADPEGQVVALSGDYDFQFLIEELAVGAQHRIPYVHVLVNNSYLGLIRQAQLGLDINFQVNLEFENVNSPELGVYGVDHVKVAEGLGCKAIRVTDPSELGAAFEQAKKLAQEFRVPVVVEAILERITNISMSRTADISDVTEFEEVATEAWHVPSAIKTFKA